One segment of Tamlana crocina DNA contains the following:
- a CDS encoding Insecticidal toxin complex protein, giving the protein MQRCLLLLYFSVWVNFSFAKEWKTLKIYKTVTGSDILQQSDWLTSDRQKNTAVWQRANAYNLKNNFYGQYHKIVERRDFYKWLCKTLERRGHEVVWVKMAHFISKKIHIMEQFPFTLFIGKKIKAYAHTGNTTVFNNAFAELNALYFSKKILKGKEADTWDSTILKQEQFKWIEPIYKTMDAKSLKTLRRIAKGKCFYSIMVPKPIRYKGELVNAENRFDYAIKTLKPYCENRYKS; this is encoded by the coding sequence ATGCAAAGATGTCTGTTACTTCTGTATTTTTCTGTATGGGTTAATTTTTCTTTCGCAAAGGAATGGAAAACCCTAAAAATCTATAAAACGGTAACAGGAAGCGATATACTCCAACAGTCAGATTGGCTCACTTCAGATAGACAAAAAAACACGGCGGTTTGGCAAAGGGCTAATGCCTACAATCTAAAAAACAATTTTTATGGTCAATATCATAAAATTGTTGAGCGTCGAGATTTTTATAAATGGCTTTGCAAAACCCTAGAGAGGAGAGGGCACGAGGTTGTTTGGGTTAAAATGGCACATTTTATTTCCAAAAAAATCCATATAATGGAACAGTTTCCGTTTACGCTGTTTATCGGGAAAAAAATAAAAGCCTATGCGCACACTGGAAACACAACTGTTTTTAATAATGCTTTTGCAGAACTTAATGCGCTGTATTTTTCAAAGAAAATATTAAAAGGAAAGGAAGCAGATACTTGGGATTCAACTATTCTAAAGCAAGAACAATTTAAATGGATAGAACCCATTTATAAAACTATGGATGCCAAAAGTTTGAAAACCTTAAGAAGAATAGCAAAAGGAAAATGTTTTTACAGCATAATGGTGCCTAAACCCATAAGGTACAAAGGAGAATTGGTGAATGCAGAAAATAGATTCGATTATGCTATTAAAACCCTAAAACCGTATTGTGAAAACAGATATAAAAGTTAA
- the guaB gene encoding IMP dehydrogenase: protein MTAHQNKIVGEGLTYDDVLLVPAYSEVLPREVSIKSKLTRNITINVPIISAAMDTVTESKMAIAMAQEGGIGVLHKNMTIEQQALKVRKVKRAESGMIIDPVTLPLTATVRDAKHSMAEHSIGGIPIVDENGKLKGIVTNRDLRFEHQNKKPIAEVMTGENLVTAPIGTSLRDAEIILQEHKIEKLLIVDDSYKLSGLITFRDITKVSQKPNANKDEFGRLRVAAALGVTADAIERAEALVNAGVDAVVIDTAHGHTQGVVKVLKEVKAKFPELDVIVGNIATAAAAKYLVEAGADAVKVGIGPGSICTTRVVAGVGFPQFSAVLEVSAAIKGSGVPVIADGGIRYTGDIPKAIAAGADTVMLGSLLAGTKESPGETIIYEGRKFKSYRGMGSVEAMKEGSKDRYFQDVEDDIKKLVPEGIVGRVPYKGELFESIHQFIGGLRAGMGYCGAKDIETLKETGQFVKITSSGINESHPHDVAITNESPNYSR, encoded by the coding sequence ATGACTGCACATCAAAACAAAATAGTAGGAGAAGGTTTAACCTACGATGACGTCCTTTTAGTTCCAGCTTATTCCGAAGTACTTCCTAGAGAAGTGAGTATTAAATCCAAACTTACGCGTAACATTACCATCAATGTGCCTATTATTTCGGCTGCTATGGATACCGTTACCGAGAGTAAAATGGCCATTGCCATGGCGCAAGAAGGTGGTATTGGTGTGTTGCACAAAAACATGACCATCGAGCAACAAGCGCTAAAGGTGCGTAAAGTAAAACGTGCCGAAAGTGGTATGATTATCGATCCGGTTACTTTACCGCTTACTGCCACAGTACGCGATGCTAAACACTCTATGGCCGAGCACAGTATTGGTGGAATTCCTATTGTGGATGAAAACGGAAAACTGAAAGGTATTGTTACCAATCGTGATTTACGTTTTGAGCACCAAAATAAAAAGCCGATCGCAGAAGTGATGACTGGTGAAAACTTAGTGACTGCTCCTATCGGGACATCGCTAAGGGATGCAGAGATTATTCTTCAGGAGCATAAAATAGAAAAGCTACTTATTGTAGACGACAGCTATAAATTATCGGGATTAATTACGTTTAGGGACATCACTAAAGTAAGTCAAAAGCCAAACGCCAACAAAGATGAATTCGGACGCCTAAGAGTGGCTGCGGCATTGGGTGTTACGGCAGATGCTATTGAAAGGGCTGAAGCTTTGGTAAATGCTGGTGTTGATGCCGTGGTGATCGATACTGCGCACGGACATACTCAAGGTGTGGTTAAAGTGTTAAAAGAAGTAAAAGCTAAATTCCCAGAATTGGATGTGATTGTAGGGAATATTGCTACTGCCGCGGCAGCCAAATATTTGGTTGAAGCGGGTGCCGATGCCGTTAAAGTAGGTATTGGTCCTGGGTCAATTTGTACCACTCGTGTGGTGGCCGGTGTTGGTTTTCCTCAGTTTTCTGCGGTGTTGGAAGTGTCGGCAGCCATAAAAGGTTCGGGAGTTCCTGTAATTGCTGATGGTGGTATCCGTTATACGGGCGATATCCCCAAAGCCATTGCAGCAGGGGCCGATACGGTCATGTTAGGATCGCTATTGGCAGGAACCAAAGAATCGCCAGGTGAAACCATTATTTACGAAGGAAGAAAATTCAAGTCATATCGAGGTATGGGGTCTGTTGAAGCGATGAAAGAAGGTAGTAAAGACCGTTATTTCCAAGATGTAGAGGACGATATTAAAAAATTAGTACCCGAAGGTATTGTGGGCCGAGTGCCATACAAGGGCGAGTTGTTTGAAAGCATCCACCAGTTTATTGGCGGTTTACGTGCCGGAATGGGCTACTGTGGTGCCAAAGACATTGAAACCTTAAAGGAAACAGGACAGTTTGTTAAAATCACATCGAGTGGTATTAACGAAAGCCACCCGCACGATGTCGCCATTACAAATGAGTCGCCTAATTATTCTA